A single Parabacteroides timonensis DNA region contains:
- a CDS encoding glycoside hydrolase family 95 protein produces MNSIRLKEIGRKIFRPYIAASLLLLAACDMPGVKTGNKLAYHFDEPARIWEETLPLGNGRLGMMPDGGINKENILLNEISMWSGSKQDTDNPQAVMSLATIRRLLFEGRNDEAQELMYRTFVCGGAGSGQGQGAKVPYGSYQLLGNLVLDYTYNNETDSIAAYRRELDLNNAIALTSFRKGKVNYSREAFTSFSGDLGIIHLQADADKALNFRIGMNRPEYYSVLTDGKDLLMKGQLFDGVDTLEMKGIKYEARVRVVLPKGGSLTAGDSSLSVQNASEAILLVSMATSYKNEGFADQLFSLLAESERKDYSTLKKEHINAYRTLFDRVDLDLGRTEKDNLPIDKRLQAFQEDHNDPSLGALYFQFGRYLLISSTRPGSLPPNLQGLWCNTINTPWNGDYHLNINFQMNHWPAEVTNLSELHIPMIEWTKQQVESGERTAKVFYNARGWVTHILGNVWEFTAPGEHPSWGATNTSAAWLCEHLFTHYQYTKDKEYLKDVYPVMKGAALFFTDMLVRDPRNNYLVTAPTTSPENGYRMPNGSVVSICAGSTMDNQIVRELFTNTIEAATILGVDSAFCKELADKRSRLMPTTIGKDGRILEWLEPYEEAEPTHRHVSHLYGLYPGNEISLEHTPELAEAARKTLEVRGDKSTGWSMAWKINFWARLHDGDHAYKLLVDLLRPCVEKTTNMVNGGGSYPNLFCAHPPFQIDGNYGGCAGIAEMLVQSQTGRIDLLPALPSAWQTGSFKGLKVQGGGEVSAKWAEGQLTEAGLKAVVPGTFSIKLPAYSGNMSIKMNQKAVSLPVIDGMLTVDMNEGDSLLLQF; encoded by the coding sequence ATGAACTCAATTCGATTAAAGGAGATAGGGCGAAAAATATTCCGTCCCTATATTGCTGCCTCGTTACTTTTGCTGGCAGCCTGCGATATGCCGGGCGTAAAAACCGGTAATAAACTCGCTTATCATTTTGATGAACCGGCCCGTATATGGGAAGAAACATTGCCTTTGGGTAATGGACGTTTGGGGATGATGCCCGATGGTGGTATCAATAAGGAAAACATCCTGTTGAACGAAATCTCCATGTGGTCGGGAAGTAAGCAGGATACGGATAACCCGCAGGCTGTTATGTCGCTGGCTACTATTCGCCGTCTGCTTTTCGAAGGTCGTAACGATGAAGCTCAGGAACTGATGTACCGCACATTTGTTTGTGGCGGAGCCGGTAGCGGACAGGGCCAGGGAGCGAAAGTTCCTTATGGCAGTTACCAATTATTGGGAAACCTGGTACTGGATTATACGTATAATAACGAGACCGATTCTATCGCTGCCTACCGTCGTGAGCTCGATCTGAACAATGCTATTGCTTTGACATCTTTCCGCAAAGGGAAAGTGAATTATAGCCGTGAAGCTTTTACCTCTTTCTCCGGCGACCTGGGTATCATCCATCTACAGGCAGACGCTGATAAAGCATTGAACTTCCGGATAGGAATGAACCGTCCGGAATATTATTCCGTATTGACCGACGGTAAAGACCTGTTGATGAAAGGACAGTTGTTCGACGGTGTGGATACGCTCGAAATGAAAGGAATCAAATATGAAGCACGTGTACGGGTTGTCCTGCCTAAAGGCGGTTCCCTTACGGCAGGAGACAGTTCGCTGAGTGTTCAGAATGCCTCCGAAGCCATCTTGTTGGTCAGTATGGCTACAAGTTATAAGAATGAAGGTTTTGCCGATCAGCTATTCTCCTTATTGGCAGAATCCGAAAGAAAAGATTATTCGACATTAAAAAAAGAACATATCAATGCTTACCGTACTTTATTCGACCGGGTGGATCTGGATCTGGGACGTACCGAAAAGGATAATCTGCCGATCGATAAGCGTTTGCAGGCATTTCAGGAAGATCATAACGATCCGTCCCTGGGAGCCCTTTATTTCCAGTTCGGCCGTTATCTATTGATCTCGTCGACTCGTCCGGGTTCGTTGCCTCCCAACCTGCAAGGGTTATGGTGTAACACGATCAATACGCCCTGGAACGGCGACTACCATTTGAACATTAATTTCCAGATGAATCACTGGCCGGCAGAAGTTACCAATTTGTCGGAACTGCATATACCGATGATCGAATGGACAAAACAACAGGTGGAAAGCGGTGAACGCACAGCCAAAGTCTTCTACAATGCCCGTGGTTGGGTGACGCATATACTGGGTAATGTATGGGAATTTACCGCACCGGGCGAACATCCCTCGTGGGGTGCAACCAATACTTCTGCTGCCTGGCTCTGTGAACATCTGTTCACTCACTATCAATACACGAAAGATAAAGAATACCTGAAAGACGTCTATCCGGTGATGAAAGGGGCGGCTCTTTTCTTTACCGATATGCTGGTACGTGATCCGCGGAACAACTATCTGGTGACTGCTCCGACCACTTCTCCGGAAAACGGCTATCGCATGCCGAACGGCAGTGTCGTAAGTATCTGTGCCGGTTCGACCATGGATAATCAGATCGTACGCGAACTGTTTACCAACACGATAGAAGCAGCTACCATACTGGGTGTCGATTCTGCATTTTGTAAGGAACTGGCCGACAAACGTTCGCGCCTGATGCCGACAACGATCGGAAAAGACGGACGTATCCTGGAATGGCTCGAACCCTATGAGGAGGCAGAACCCACCCATCGTCACGTATCCCACCTATACGGCCTTTATCCGGGAAATGAGATTTCCCTGGAACATACACCGGAACTGGCGGAAGCTGCCCGTAAGACCCTTGAAGTGCGTGGCGATAAGAGCACAGGCTGGTCGATGGCCTGGAAGATCAATTTCTGGGCTCGTCTGCACGATGGCGACCATGCTTATAAGTTGCTGGTAGACCTGCTTCGTCCCTGTGTGGAAAAGACGACCAATATGGTTAATGGCGGTGGATCTTATCCGAACTTGTTCTGTGCACATCCCCCGTTCCAGATTGATGGTAATTACGGTGGTTGTGCAGGTATCGCCGAGATGCTGGTACAGAGCCAGACCGGACGTATCGATTTGCTCCCGGCTTTACCTTCAGCCTGGCAGACCGGAAGTTTTAAAGGTCTGAAAGTACAAGGTGGAGGCGAAGTTTCCGCCAAATGGGCAGAAGGACAGTTGACGGAAGCCGGACTGAAAGCGGTTGTTCCCGGTACATTCAGTATCAAGTTGCCGGCTTATTCGGGAAATATGAGTATCAAGATGAATCAGAAAGCAGTTTCCCTGCCTGTTATCGATGGCATGCTGACCGTCGATATGAACGAAGGCGATTCATTGTTGCTGCAATTTTAG
- a CDS encoding porin, with translation MKRLTVLYLSALLAGTAFTATSQTLIPNKTEVFKLALETHGSYNEALSGEAERDRFSLNSFKVEATGTVTPWLSYAYRQVLCYQNEWVRANGFGSYIENAWVNFRLSDKLSVTAGKQDAAWGGFEYDEYAYKIYDYSDMNEWMDCYFSGIGISYEPVETQELCLQVTNGNDNRRKSPSFYNIGWNSSYLNELLSLRYSITAGQQAKGEWMWMMWAGQQVESGKFLGYFDVMYTRGKSDPVGILAEQFEPEDEENGAWIANTGNLSLVARLNYSIHPKWNIFVKGMYETASVYKDNGPYESGKYRTAWGYQGGVEFYPMGDDNLHLFLTGTGRAYSLTERAKALDAFSENTGRLSVGFVYKIPLF, from the coding sequence ATGAAACGACTAACAGTACTCTATCTGTCAGCCCTTCTGGCGGGAACTGCCTTTACTGCAACTTCTCAAACATTGATTCCCAATAAAACGGAAGTCTTTAAACTTGCTCTCGAGACGCATGGATCTTATAACGAAGCACTTTCCGGAGAGGCCGAACGCGACCGTTTTTCACTTAACAGCTTCAAGGTGGAAGCCACAGGTACCGTCACTCCCTGGCTTTCCTACGCCTACCGCCAGGTGCTCTGCTACCAGAACGAATGGGTACGGGCCAACGGCTTCGGTTCTTATATCGAGAATGCCTGGGTTAACTTCCGGTTATCGGATAAGTTATCTGTGACAGCCGGTAAACAAGATGCTGCCTGGGGAGGCTTCGAATACGACGAGTATGCCTATAAGATATACGATTATAGCGATATGAACGAATGGATGGATTGCTATTTCAGCGGTATCGGCATCAGCTATGAGCCGGTAGAGACACAAGAGCTTTGCCTGCAAGTGACCAACGGCAACGATAACCGCAGGAAATCCCCTTCCTTCTATAATATCGGATGGAACAGCAGTTATCTGAATGAGTTGTTGTCTCTGCGTTACTCCATCACTGCCGGGCAGCAGGCCAAAGGGGAATGGATGTGGATGATGTGGGCCGGACAGCAGGTAGAATCCGGTAAATTCCTGGGATATTTCGATGTGATGTATACTCGCGGCAAATCCGATCCCGTCGGTATCCTTGCCGAACAATTCGAACCGGAAGATGAAGAAAACGGGGCATGGATCGCCAATACCGGCAACCTTTCGCTGGTGGCTCGCCTGAATTACAGTATCCATCCAAAATGGAACATTTTCGTAAAAGGAATGTATGAAACCGCTTCCGTTTACAAGGACAACGGCCCTTACGAATCCGGTAAATACCGCACAGCCTGGGGATATCAGGGAGGAGTAGAATTCTATCCGATGGGCGACGATAACCTGCACCTCTTCCTCACCGGCACCGGACGGGCTTACAGCCTGACAGAAAGAGCAAAGGCGCTCGATGCCTTCTCTGAGAACACCGGACGCCTTTCCGTTGGGTTTGTTTATAAGATCCCGTTATTTTAA
- a CDS encoding LamG-like jellyroll fold domain-containing protein, whose amino-acid sequence MFNKLITGISLIAFCSNIVAQSPEQGLVYYQSFDDPQPEAIRMAEIATRDSSSLFLVHTSSYSEGLKGKALDLTDEIAYRIPLSLTAKERPSFAADCSFTLQVWVKTKPGTPLGTPIMTNATTADPTGWCIGTQENGAWYLSLNDGKNSYSYQPTAGRQAINDGKWHQLTISVDKKKGEVWMYLDGRNVAIYQTEGLQSLESKFRTIVGGSDEEQDWECRGEWMAFNGKIDEVKMWDRPISSQEVRESYGQFFPLSPLYPSYKPDKLKVQVWNIWHGGRRFGKQVGVNRVIDVLKKENADVIGLIETYGSGTIIADSLGYYFYLISSNLSIMSRYPIDETIQLFRSFNSGGALIRLNEEQQIAFYDIWLHYLPDVADLNKGKEAIKKYEEDEAQTRLPEIKEILKQMAPHTSQSAKTPVILVGDFNCDSHLDWNEQTRPAHQGAFAKLEVSKQVIDEGFTDSFRHLYPDVLLNQGATWSPLINLGAKKLSCLPQRIDYIYYKGEKLIPYRSEALSHHPVGWPSDHGSVVTSFYLK is encoded by the coding sequence ATGTTCAACAAACTGATCACAGGCATATCTCTGATAGCCTTTTGCTCAAACATAGTAGCCCAAAGCCCCGAACAGGGGCTGGTCTACTATCAGTCTTTCGATGATCCGCAACCGGAAGCCATCCGGATGGCAGAAATTGCAACCCGCGATTCATCCTCCCTTTTCCTGGTGCATACCTCTTCCTACAGTGAAGGATTAAAGGGAAAAGCCCTCGACCTGACAGACGAGATAGCTTACCGTATTCCCCTTTCCCTGACCGCTAAAGAGCGTCCGTCTTTTGCAGCAGACTGTTCGTTCACCCTGCAAGTCTGGGTAAAAACGAAACCCGGCACCCCATTAGGTACACCGATCATGACGAATGCAACGACTGCCGACCCGACGGGCTGGTGTATCGGAACGCAGGAGAACGGAGCCTGGTATCTGAGCCTGAACGACGGGAAAAACAGTTACAGCTATCAGCCGACAGCCGGACGGCAGGCCATAAACGACGGGAAATGGCATCAATTGACAATATCCGTAGATAAGAAAAAGGGAGAAGTATGGATGTATCTGGATGGACGCAATGTTGCTATTTATCAGACAGAAGGACTCCAGTCGCTCGAAAGTAAATTCCGCACGATCGTAGGAGGGAGTGATGAGGAACAGGATTGGGAGTGCCGGGGGGAATGGATGGCCTTCAACGGAAAAATAGACGAAGTGAAGATGTGGGATCGTCCGATCAGCAGCCAGGAGGTACGGGAAAGTTACGGACAGTTCTTCCCATTATCTCCCTTGTATCCGTCTTACAAGCCCGACAAACTAAAAGTACAGGTATGGAATATATGGCATGGCGGAAGGCGCTTCGGCAAGCAGGTCGGCGTAAACCGTGTCATAGACGTCCTGAAAAAAGAGAATGCGGATGTGATCGGATTGATCGAAACGTACGGTTCCGGTACCATCATTGCAGACTCCCTCGGGTATTATTTCTACCTGATCAGTTCCAATCTCAGCATTATGAGCCGTTACCCGATAGACGAAACGATCCAACTGTTCCGTTCATTCAATTCGGGAGGAGCACTTATCCGCTTGAATGAGGAACAGCAAATCGCCTTCTACGACATCTGGCTTCATTACCTACCCGACGTTGCCGATCTGAATAAAGGAAAAGAGGCGATAAAGAAATACGAAGAGGATGAAGCGCAGACCCGCCTGCCGGAAATCAAAGAGATACTGAAACAAATGGCACCTCATACCTCACAGTCGGCAAAAACACCGGTCATACTGGTCGGAGATTTCAACTGTGACTCTCATCTGGACTGGAACGAGCAGACCCGACCGGCCCATCAGGGTGCTTTTGCCAAACTGGAAGTATCGAAACAGGTCATCGATGAAGGTTTCACCGATAGCTTCCGTCATCTTTATCCGGATGTTCTGTTGAACCAGGGAGCAACCTGGTCGCCGCTCATCAATCTGGGAGCTAAAAAACTGAGTTGCCTTCCCCAGCGGATCGACTATATCTATTACAAAGGGGAGAAACTAATACCCTATCGTTCGGAAGCCCTGAGCCATCATCCTGTGGGGTGGCCCTCCGATCATGGAAGCGTAGTGACGTCATTCTATCTCAAATAA
- a CDS encoding RagB/SusD family nutrient uptake outer membrane protein: MKIFKILPFVFLLLSSCSGLLDENPKGDVAGSNFFIDENNALSCVNDLYNAFADANVYTRQAMMVMEFGTDIGTRSPTDNWPTLDPIATYTHNASAERIGWTWRDGFKYIRNANLAIANIEAMDESLFKQIPKERLLAEARFVRGFLYFHLTNFFGDLPVILEPVTDIDAYLTLSRTPASQVRNEVALPDLQYAAENLPEFDEYSTSDAGRVSRSSAIGLMAKIYLFEKEYAKCEELCRQLYTEGKRGLLPHYSDVFNSKYNNSKESLFAAQALIEKTELPSQTTCYGDYTEESDSPYKNSAAIAPLLPFASYYVPDEDKWYDTENDNRWKFNFRLASESKYKELIAGTGTTAQHLGAGIKYKGEIVRTPYIVKFCDVENRRADREGTSLNFPLLRWADVLLIFAEALNEQNKTNEAFTYINEVRERAYTNEDGTINPGWKLQGLSQAQLREAILKERALELCYEGHRKFDLFRTHNLVKAIQGVTHLNDIEYLFSESYYPKEAAKNVKDYHELFGVPTNEITLNSNLLPQNEGY, translated from the coding sequence ATGAAAATTTTCAAAATATTACCGTTTGTTTTTCTCCTGCTGAGCTCATGTTCAGGTTTATTGGATGAAAATCCTAAAGGGGATGTTGCCGGAAGCAATTTCTTCATCGACGAAAACAATGCTCTTTCCTGTGTTAACGACCTATACAATGCATTTGCCGATGCAAATGTATATACTCGCCAGGCCATGATGGTTATGGAATTCGGGACAGACATCGGGACCCGCTCCCCGACAGACAACTGGCCAACTCTCGACCCGATAGCAACTTATACTCATAATGCATCGGCAGAGCGTATCGGATGGACGTGGCGCGACGGATTCAAATATATTCGCAACGCCAACCTGGCAATCGCCAATATCGAAGCAATGGACGAAAGCTTGTTTAAACAGATACCTAAGGAACGTCTGCTGGCAGAAGCCCGTTTCGTCCGTGGTTTCCTGTACTTCCACTTGACCAACTTCTTCGGGGATCTGCCGGTAATACTCGAACCGGTAACAGATATAGATGCCTATCTGACATTAAGTCGCACTCCTGCATCCCAGGTCCGGAATGAGGTTGCTCTTCCCGATCTGCAATATGCAGCTGAAAACTTACCTGAGTTCGACGAGTATAGCACCTCTGATGCAGGAAGGGTAAGCCGTAGCAGCGCCATCGGGTTAATGGCTAAAATATACCTTTTCGAAAAAGAGTATGCCAAATGCGAAGAACTCTGTCGCCAACTCTATACTGAAGGTAAACGAGGATTACTGCCACATTACAGCGATGTTTTCAATTCTAAATACAACAACAGCAAAGAAAGTCTTTTTGCAGCCCAGGCATTAATCGAAAAGACAGAATTACCCAGTCAGACTACCTGCTACGGAGATTATACGGAAGAATCGGACAGTCCGTATAAAAACAGTGCAGCAATAGCCCCTCTTCTTCCGTTCGCGTCTTATTATGTACCGGATGAAGACAAGTGGTACGATACAGAAAACGACAACCGCTGGAAGTTCAATTTCCGCCTGGCTTCAGAAAGTAAATACAAGGAACTTATTGCAGGAACAGGTACTACCGCCCAACATCTGGGAGCAGGTATCAAATACAAAGGAGAAATTGTACGAACTCCTTATATTGTGAAATTCTGTGATGTGGAGAACCGCCGTGCCGACCGCGAAGGAACTTCCCTGAATTTTCCTCTCTTACGATGGGCAGACGTCTTATTAATATTTGCTGAGGCTTTGAATGAACAAAACAAAACGAATGAAGCCTTTACCTATATTAATGAAGTCCGCGAAAGAGCTTACACCAACGAAGACGGGACCATCAACCCCGGTTGGAAACTACAAGGCCTGTCGCAAGCACAATTACGTGAAGCTATCCTCAAGGAACGGGCCCTGGAGCTTTGCTATGAAGGGCACCGGAAATTCGACTTATTTCGTACCCATAACCTGGTCAAAGCGATACAGGGAGTTACTCATCTGAATGACATCGAATATCTTTTCTCTGAATCTTACTATCCGAAAGAAGCTGCGAAAAATGTAAAGGACTATCACGAACTGTTCGGTGTTCCTACAAATGAAATAACACTAAACAGCAACCTTCTTCCCCAGAATGAAGGTTATTAA